The following proteins are encoded in a genomic region of Sulfurovum indicum:
- the trpD gene encoding anthranilate phosphoribosyltransferase, with amino-acid sequence MNIKEQFERLFNNEMEETEARQFLIDLYEKGESGEDIAAAASVMREHSVKLPLSDELRAKAIDVVGTGGDRSGSFNISTTVSLLLASMGCVVAKHGNRSITSNSGSADVLEALGINLNLPVEAQIRMLEETGFAFIFAMNHHPAMKHIMPVRKSIEHRTIFNILGPLTNPAGAGKYLLGVFDPDFIKRMAEALLELDTERAFVVSSHDGMDEISLACSSSFAYVENGRILEGEIDPAAFGFSKAPKEEILGGDAQHNAQITREILSGVEQGPKRDIVLLNAAYALFADGSVRDIQEAVEKAKDAIASGKAAAHLQKVADVSQSLVIA; translated from the coding sequence ATGAACATCAAAGAACAATTCGAAAGACTGTTTAACAACGAGATGGAAGAAACAGAGGCGCGTCAGTTCCTCATTGACCTTTATGAAAAAGGAGAGAGCGGAGAAGATATCGCCGCAGCGGCTTCGGTGATGCGCGAGCACTCTGTAAAGCTTCCTCTCTCTGATGAACTCAGAGCAAAAGCGATCGATGTAGTCGGTACGGGCGGAGACAGAAGCGGTTCGTTCAACATCTCTACCACCGTTTCCCTCCTGCTTGCTTCCATGGGGTGTGTGGTAGCCAAGCACGGGAACCGTTCCATTACTTCCAATTCGGGTTCAGCAGATGTGCTGGAAGCACTGGGTATCAATCTGAACCTTCCTGTGGAGGCACAGATCAGAATGCTTGAAGAGACAGGTTTCGCATTTATCTTTGCCATGAACCATCATCCTGCCATGAAACATATCATGCCGGTGAGAAAGTCGATAGAGCACCGTACCATCTTCAATATTCTGGGACCGCTTACCAACCCTGCCGGAGCAGGAAAATATCTGCTTGGCGTGTTCGATCCGGACTTTATAAAACGCATGGCTGAAGCGCTTCTGGAACTTGATACAGAGCGTGCATTCGTGGTCAGCAGCCATGACGGGATGGATGAGATCTCCCTGGCATGCAGCAGCTCTTTTGCCTATGTAGAGAACGGACGCATTCTGGAAGGGGAGATAGACCCTGCTGCCTTTGGCTTCTCAAAAGCGCCCAAAGAGGAGATACTCGGAGGGGATGCGCAACATAATGCACAGATCACCAGAGAGATCCTCTCCGGTGTGGAGCAGGGCCCGAAACGTGACATTGTTCTGCTTAATGCTGCCTATGCGCTTTTTGCCGATGGCAGTGTACGGGACATTCAGGAAGCGGTAGAAAAGGCAAAAGATGCCATAGCCAGCGGTAAAGCTGCAGCGCATCTGCAGAAGGTGGCGGATGTGAGCCAGTCATTGGTGATCGCGTAG
- the lptB gene encoding LPS export ABC transporter ATP-binding protein — MHTLEARSLSKTIKKTKIVHDISLKVKSKEIVGLLGPNGAGKTTSFYMVCGLTGVTEGEVFLDGENITALPLSRRAQMGIGYLPQESSIFKDLTVEENLLIAAEALRLPEETVQPRIEKLLEIFNIEPIRARMGIRLSGGERRRVEIARALVGEPKFLLLDEPFAGVDPIAVLDIQNIIRQLVELDMGILITDHNVRETLGICNRAYVMRSGEMLASGSSDEIANDENVRRYYLGEHFTF, encoded by the coding sequence ATGCACACACTTGAAGCCAGAAGTCTCTCCAAAACCATCAAAAAGACCAAGATCGTCCATGATATCTCACTCAAGGTAAAAAGCAAAGAGATCGTCGGCCTGTTGGGGCCGAACGGTGCAGGTAAGACCACTTCTTTCTATATGGTATGCGGATTGACCGGAGTGACTGAAGGAGAGGTGTTCCTGGACGGGGAGAACATTACAGCACTGCCTCTGAGCAGACGTGCACAGATGGGGATAGGATATCTTCCCCAGGAGTCGAGTATCTTCAAGGACCTGACGGTAGAGGAGAATCTGCTTATTGCCGCAGAAGCACTGCGCCTGCCTGAAGAGACGGTTCAGCCCCGTATTGAGAAACTTTTGGAGATCTTCAATATAGAACCGATACGTGCACGCATGGGTATTCGCCTGAGCGGAGGTGAGCGACGGCGTGTGGAGATCGCACGGGCACTGGTGGGAGAGCCGAAATTCCTGCTGCTTGATGAACCTTTCGCCGGTGTCGATCCTATTGCCGTACTTGACATTCAAAATATCATTCGCCAACTGGTGGAGCTGGATATGGGTATACTGATCACAGATCACAACGTGCGTGAAACACTGGGAATATGTAACCGTGCCTATGTGATGCGAAGCGGGGAGATGCTTGCTTCGGGCAGCAGTGACGAGATCGCCAATGATGAAAATGTCCGCAGGTACTATCTGGGAGAGCACTTTACATTCTAG
- a CDS encoding F0F1 ATP synthase subunit A has translation MEGVFTYLGVIFGHGQMLFVAHLVLVAGIILFIAKSATKSLRAVPTGAQNVMEAYLGGVVAMGKDVIGEELARKYLPLVAAVGLFIFVSNVIGIIPGFESPTSNINITLPLALMVFFYYNYEGIRKQGVVHYFAHFAGPVKLLAPLMFPIEIVSHISRIISLSFRLFGNIKGDDLFLWVLLMLVPFIAPLPAYLLLTFSALLQTFVFMILIYVYLAGAVAIDEEHETAPNPAADTMGAV, from the coding sequence ATGGAAGGTGTATTTACTTACCTAGGCGTGATTTTCGGACATGGACAGATGCTGTTCGTTGCCCACCTTGTACTGGTGGCGGGAATTATTCTGTTCATTGCAAAATCAGCGACAAAAAGTCTAAGAGCTGTACCGACAGGTGCACAGAATGTAATGGAAGCTTACCTTGGCGGTGTGGTTGCTATGGGTAAAGATGTGATCGGTGAAGAGTTGGCAAGAAAGTACCTTCCGCTTGTTGCGGCAGTAGGGCTTTTCATTTTTGTTTCGAACGTGATCGGTATTATTCCCGGTTTTGAATCCCCGACCTCCAACATCAATATTACACTGCCTTTGGCATTGATGGTATTCTTCTACTACAACTATGAAGGTATCAGAAAGCAGGGTGTGGTACACTACTTTGCACACTTTGCAGGGCCGGTAAAACTTCTTGCGCCTTTGATGTTCCCGATCGAGATCGTTTCACATATTTCAAGAATCATCTCTCTCAGTTTCCGTTTGTTCGGTAACATTAAAGGGGATGACCTTTTCCTGTGGGTACTCTTGATGCTGGTCCCATTCATTGCACCGCTTCCGGCATATCTCCTGCTTACATTCTCTGCGCTGCTTCAGACATTCGTTTTCATGATCCTTATCTACGTTTACCTTGCAGGTGCTGTAGCGATCGATGAAGAGCATGAAACAGCACCAAACCCTGCAGCCGACACTATGGGTGCTGTGTAA
- the tsaE gene encoding tRNA (adenosine(37)-N6)-threonylcarbamoyltransferase complex ATPase subunit type 1 TsaE encodes MSKEIRASLSELDKVVSYLEETLPANAIVFLRGDLAAGKTTLTQAIAKARGVEGEVTSPTFSLQHCYGEDLCHYDLYRLEHEEFMQMGLFEEFEKPGWHMVEWGSDALKAFLEGVGYNVAIVEITPHDQRRIYRIET; translated from the coding sequence ATGAGTAAAGAGATAAGAGCATCCCTGTCGGAACTTGACAAAGTAGTCAGTTACCTGGAAGAGACACTTCCTGCCAATGCGATCGTATTCCTCAGAGGAGATCTTGCTGCGGGCAAGACCACGCTGACCCAGGCCATAGCCAAAGCCAGGGGTGTGGAAGGGGAAGTGACCTCTCCGACCTTCTCTTTGCAGCACTGTTACGGTGAAGACCTCTGCCACTACGATCTTTACCGTCTGGAGCATGAGGAGTTCATGCAGATGGGGCTTTTTGAAGAGTTTGAGAAGCCGGGATGGCATATGGTCGAGTGGGGAAGCGATGCACTCAAAGCATTCTTAGAAGGGGTTGGTTATAATGTGGCCATTGTAGAGATCACTCCCCATGATCAGAGAAGAATATACAGGATAGAAACCTAA
- a CDS encoding ion transporter — protein sequence MNDTILSIARFLHSSRRYRKTKSAIRDILNNPNNEKKKYFDLTIIFLIVTSVFILVYEVKHPVPVWLDYYDIYFVSVVFAIEYLLRLWVHNDLSEAVLSEYYDSKFLDKPFKIARPLRKVLLEKFRYMLTPSAIIDLLAIFPAYRPIRVLRIFVLFRVLKLLRYARSINQFVEVLRNKQFELYTLLFLLAFIVITAGIAIYVLEEKVNPNINSLFDALYWSLVTISTVGFGDISPVTPEGRSISMIIIISGIAMISFATSVIVSAFSERLNEVKEMRTIERINKSESFLVICGYGQMTKMFLRQGDPAKNGYIILEKDRERVEEARKDGFDVIHEDASRTEVLKRFNTEYAKITLLCLTASDVENIYITLTAKSISKKIQVIARASHQNMVRKFEYAGANHILLPHEVVNNMIHIAITQPTMYKALHAVLTGKESAQIYEIHMNAYGSLVEKTVEDLAFREFKLLFLGIHRKGEFFFNPPKETRLEAHDVLLVIGRKISLDHFRERNRGVG from the coding sequence ATGAACGATACGATACTCTCCATTGCCCGTTTTTTACACAGCTCCAGGCGTTACCGGAAGACAAAGTCCGCTATACGCGACATTCTCAACAACCCAAACAATGAAAAGAAGAAGTATTTTGATCTGACCATTATCTTTCTCATAGTTACCTCTGTATTCATTCTGGTCTATGAAGTGAAGCATCCGGTACCTGTATGGCTGGACTACTATGACATCTATTTCGTCTCTGTGGTCTTTGCTATTGAGTATCTGTTGCGTCTATGGGTACACAATGATCTCTCAGAAGCGGTATTGAGCGAATACTACGATTCGAAGTTTCTTGACAAACCTTTTAAAATAGCAAGACCTCTCAGGAAAGTACTGCTGGAGAAGTTCAGATATATGCTCACCCCATCGGCGATCATCGATCTGCTGGCGATCTTTCCCGCATACAGACCGATCAGAGTGCTGCGCATCTTTGTACTCTTCAGGGTATTGAAGCTGCTGCGTTATGCCAGGAGTATCAATCAGTTTGTAGAGGTATTGAGAAACAAACAGTTCGAGCTCTATACACTTCTTTTTCTGCTCGCATTCATTGTGATTACCGCCGGGATCGCCATCTATGTTCTCGAAGAGAAGGTCAATCCGAATATCAATTCGCTCTTTGATGCGCTCTACTGGTCTCTCGTAACCATCTCGACAGTAGGGTTCGGTGATATTTCGCCTGTTACTCCGGAAGGAAGAAGTATTTCGATGATCATTATTATCAGCGGAATAGCGATGATCTCCTTTGCGACTTCGGTGATTGTCTCCGCTTTCTCTGAAAGGCTCAATGAGGTCAAAGAGATGCGAACTATTGAACGGATCAACAAGAGTGAGTCGTTCCTGGTCATTTGCGGTTACGGACAGATGACGAAAATGTTCCTGCGGCAGGGTGATCCTGCGAAGAACGGCTACATTATTTTGGAAAAAGATCGTGAGCGTGTGGAAGAGGCAAGGAAAGACGGGTTTGATGTGATCCATGAAGATGCTAGCCGCACTGAAGTACTCAAACGTTTCAATACGGAATATGCAAAGATCACACTGCTGTGTCTGACAGCCAGTGATGTGGAGAATATCTATATTACGCTCACGGCAAAATCTATTTCAAAAAAGATCCAGGTGATCGCCAGAGCCAGTCACCAGAATATGGTCAGAAAGTTCGAATATGCCGGCGCGAACCACATTTTACTGCCGCATGAAGTGGTCAACAATATGATCCATATCGCGATTACCCAGCCTACGATGTATAAAGCACTGCATGCCGTATTGACCGGGAAAGAGTCGGCACAGATCTATGAGATCCATATGAATGCCTATGGTTCCCTGGTGGAAAAAACGGTAGAGGATCTGGCATTCAGGGAGTTCAAACTGCTCTTTCTTGGTATTCACCGAAAGGGCGAATTCTTCTTTAATCCACCCAAAGAGACCCGTCTG
- the gatB gene encoding Asp-tRNA(Asn)/Glu-tRNA(Gln) amidotransferase subunit GatB: MFETVIGLEVHVQLNTKTKLFCSCPTSFAEHQNSNTCPTCLALPGALPVVNKEAAMKAMRLGYALNATVNHDSTFDRKSYFYPDSPSAYQITQLTKAIVQNGELYIDLEDGSQKRVGITQAHLEADAGKNMHEGDHSKVDLNRAGTPLIEIVSAPDMRSSDEAVAYLKKLHATVRYLDISDANMQEGSFRCDVNVSIRPKGQEEYGTRVEIKNINSFRFVAQAIAYEVQRQIEAYEDGVYDQEVVQETRLWNVAEGVTRSMRGKEEAADYRYFPDPDLRPLIVTEEMIEEAKKIPEMPDEKVKRYVEELGIKRDDALVITSVKEMAYYFEEMLSHGAVAKTAVTWLTSELLGRLNKAGLSIEASPVDAKTLGTLVSKIADDTISGKGAKEVLDYMMENESRDVDAIIDELGLAQVSDDGAILALIDEILAANEEKVEQYKAGKEKLFGFFVGQTMKASKGSANPAKVNELLKQRLA; the protein is encoded by the coding sequence ATGTTTGAAACCGTTATCGGTCTTGAAGTTCACGTTCAACTCAACACGAAAACCAAACTCTTCTGCTCTTGTCCAACCTCATTTGCCGAGCACCAGAACAGCAATACCTGTCCAACCTGCCTTGCACTTCCGGGAGCTTTGCCTGTGGTGAACAAGGAAGCGGCTATGAAGGCGATGAGACTGGGCTATGCACTCAATGCAACAGTCAACCATGATTCGACATTTGACAGAAAATCCTACTTTTATCCGGACAGTCCTTCCGCGTACCAGATCACACAGCTTACCAAAGCGATCGTACAGAACGGGGAGCTCTACATCGATCTGGAAGACGGGTCTCAAAAGCGTGTAGGGATCACCCAGGCGCACCTGGAGGCAGATGCAGGAAAGAACATGCATGAGGGAGACCACTCCAAAGTCGATCTCAACCGTGCAGGGACACCGCTTATCGAGATCGTCTCTGCTCCGGATATGAGAAGTTCGGATGAAGCGGTTGCCTACCTGAAAAAGCTCCATGCTACTGTACGCTATCTTGATATCTCCGATGCAAATATGCAGGAGGGGTCGTTCAGATGTGATGTGAATGTCTCGATCCGTCCCAAAGGACAGGAGGAGTACGGCACCAGAGTAGAGATCAAAAATATCAACTCTTTCCGTTTTGTGGCACAGGCGATCGCATATGAGGTGCAAAGACAGATAGAAGCATATGAGGATGGGGTCTATGACCAGGAGGTCGTACAGGAGACAAGACTCTGGAATGTAGCCGAAGGGGTGACCAGATCAATGAGAGGGAAAGAGGAAGCGGCAGACTACCGTTACTTCCCTGACCCTGACCTCAGACCGCTTATCGTGACAGAGGAGATGATCGAAGAGGCGAAAAAGATCCCTGAGATGCCTGATGAAAAAGTGAAGCGTTATGTTGAAGAGCTTGGTATCAAAAGAGATGATGCCCTTGTCATCACATCTGTCAAAGAGATGGCATACTATTTCGAAGAGATGCTCTCACACGGTGCGGTTGCCAAGACAGCAGTGACCTGGTTAACCTCGGAACTGCTCGGGCGTTTGAACAAAGCCGGTCTTTCAATCGAAGCATCACCGGTAGATGCAAAGACGCTGGGGACTCTGGTCTCAAAGATCGCAGATGATACCATCTCCGGGAAAGGTGCCAAAGAGGTACTGGACTATATGATGGAGAATGAGAGTCGTGATGTTGATGCGATCATTGATGAACTTGGTCTGGCACAGGTAAGCGATGACGGTGCGATCTTGGCACTCATCGATGAGATACTGGCTGCAAATGAGGAGAAAGTTGAACAATACAAAGCAGGAAAAGAGAAGCTTTTCGGCTTCTTTGTCGGACAGACGATGAAGGCAAGCAAAGGTTCGGCCAATCCTGCCAAGGTGAACGAGTTGCTTAAACAGCGGCTTGCATAA
- a CDS encoding TIGR02757 family protein, with product MLETEAARRNDLSELSYEKPDPLFVASRWKDESVALICALFAYGNAGQIVKFLESLDFALLDASEEEISVSLQKHYYRFQKPEDVAALFIALKRLKEVESVEDLFYEGYRKEGNILDGLWHFIGTLRRVYPHTSYGYDFLTGKIPKNPASAGTYKRYMMYLRWMVRDDALDMGLWSKIKKRDLLMPLDTHTFTVAKKLKLLKRKSYDMKAVTELTEVFRRWDREDPVKYDFALYRIGQEKILSIH from the coding sequence ATGCTTGAAACAGAAGCAGCCAGGCGTAACGATCTTTCGGAACTCTCTTATGAGAAACCCGATCCGCTCTTTGTTGCTTCACGCTGGAAAGATGAATCCGTCGCATTGATCTGTGCGCTTTTCGCCTATGGCAATGCCGGGCAGATCGTCAAATTCCTGGAGAGTCTTGATTTTGCACTTCTGGATGCAAGTGAAGAGGAGATCTCTGTCTCATTGCAGAAACACTACTACCGCTTTCAAAAACCTGAAGATGTTGCAGCACTTTTTATAGCACTCAAGCGTTTGAAAGAGGTAGAGAGCGTTGAAGATCTTTTTTATGAGGGATACAGAAAAGAGGGGAATATTCTCGATGGTCTGTGGCACTTTATCGGGACATTGAGGCGCGTTTACCCGCATACCTCCTACGGTTACGATTTTCTTACCGGAAAAATCCCCAAAAACCCGGCTTCAGCCGGAACATACAAACGTTACATGATGTATCTGCGCTGGATGGTCCGTGACGATGCACTGGATATGGGACTGTGGTCAAAGATCAAAAAGAGGGATCTGCTGATGCCGCTTGATACACATACCTTCACAGTAGCAAAAAAGCTGAAGCTTCTGAAACGGAAAAGTTACGATATGAAAGCAGTGACCGAACTGACAGAAGTATTCAGAAGATGGGACCGGGAAGATCCTGTGAAGTACGACTTTGCGCTCTATCGTATCGGACAGGAAAAAATTCTATCTATTCATTAA